Proteins from a genomic interval of Stigmatella erecta:
- the pdeM gene encoding ligase-associated DNA damage response endonuclease PdeM, whose amino-acid sequence MATRRCQVRVSGTPVELLPERGLYWPEGGVLAVADLHWGKPESFQQFGIPLPLGVLEDDLARLSQALRTTGARRLLLVGDLIHSKGGVTPAVVERIAQWRALHDVEMVLVRGNHDRHLATLPASWRLEVREEHLDEGPFRFAHHPEPVAGRYLWAGHLHPVVRLSSGADRLRLPCFHVGPTLGILPAFSAFTGGLNVSRRAGERIFAIAEETVVEV is encoded by the coding sequence ATGGCAACGCGACGATGCCAGGTCCGCGTGAGCGGCACCCCGGTGGAGCTGCTCCCCGAGCGGGGCCTGTACTGGCCCGAGGGGGGCGTGCTGGCCGTGGCGGACCTGCACTGGGGCAAGCCGGAGAGCTTCCAGCAGTTCGGAATTCCCCTGCCCCTGGGGGTGCTGGAGGATGACCTGGCGCGCCTGTCCCAGGCCCTGCGGACCACGGGGGCGCGCCGGCTGCTGCTCGTGGGAGACCTCATCCACTCCAAGGGAGGGGTGACGCCGGCCGTGGTGGAGCGCATCGCCCAGTGGCGCGCCCTCCACGACGTGGAGATGGTGCTCGTCCGGGGCAACCACGACCGGCACCTCGCCACGCTCCCGGCCTCCTGGCGCCTGGAGGTCCGCGAGGAGCACCTGGACGAGGGCCCCTTCCGCTTCGCCCACCACCCGGAGCCCGTCGCCGGGCGCTACCTCTGGGCGGGGCACCTGCACCCGGTGGTCCGGCTGTCCTCGGGGGCGGACCGGCTGCGCCTGCCGTGCTTCCACGTGGGCCCCACCCTGGGCATACTTCCTGCTTTCAGCGCCTTCACCGGCGGGCTGAACGTGTCCCGCCGGGCCGGTGAGCGCATCTTCGCCATCGCAGAAGAAACGGTGGTGGAGGTTTGA
- a CDS encoding HNH endonuclease has translation MSAAKRRRVLGIIATDATFERTQFRDHEVWLGKCLHCNAHLMVSLQGEPISRATIEHIIPRTHGGTDALENLGLACARCNQGKGSRHDPRYLKDARAQELVARLQARRRERWRTPDVD, from the coding sequence ATGAGCGCCGCCAAGCGCCGCCGCGTCCTGGGCATCATCGCCACCGACGCCACCTTCGAGCGCACCCAGTTCCGGGACCACGAGGTGTGGCTGGGCAAGTGCTTGCACTGCAATGCCCACCTGATGGTGAGCCTCCAGGGCGAGCCCATCAGCCGGGCCACCATCGAGCACATCATCCCCCGGACCCATGGCGGCACCGACGCGCTGGAGAACCTGGGCCTGGCGTGCGCCCGGTGCAATCAGGGCAAGGGCAGCCGCCACGACCCGCGCTACCTCAAGGACGCCCGCGCCCAGGAGCTGGTGGCCCGGCTCCAGGCCCGGCGCCGCGAGCGCTGGCGCACCCCGGACGTGGACTGA
- a CDS encoding cytochrome c3 family protein — protein MSGPLFPRWTNTVSRLSVAGLFAVPALSIGGLLAYARSPHVTNQNQPIEQPIEFDHRHHAGDEQIDCRYCHWTVESAPSAGIPSTTVCMSCHAQIWNKSPYLTEVRKAYFADQPIPWVRVHNLPDFVYFNHAIHVNKGVGCATCHGRVDQMAAIHQASTLTMAWCLDCHRDPKPHLRPAEYITSMTWTPPADPKEAAALGETLAKEYEVHSRTSCSTCHR, from the coding sequence ATGAGCGGCCCTCTTTTCCCTCGCTGGACGAACACGGTATCGCGGCTGTCCGTCGCGGGCCTGTTCGCAGTCCCCGCCCTCTCCATCGGCGGACTCTTGGCCTACGCGCGCTCCCCGCACGTCACCAACCAGAATCAGCCGATCGAACAGCCGATCGAGTTCGACCACCGCCACCACGCGGGTGACGAGCAGATCGACTGCCGGTACTGCCACTGGACGGTGGAGAGCGCCCCGTCGGCGGGCATCCCGTCCACCACCGTGTGCATGTCCTGCCACGCGCAGATCTGGAACAAGAGCCCGTACCTCACCGAGGTGCGCAAGGCCTACTTCGCCGACCAGCCCATCCCCTGGGTGCGCGTGCACAACCTGCCGGACTTCGTCTACTTCAACCACGCCATCCACGTGAACAAGGGCGTGGGCTGCGCCACCTGCCACGGCCGCGTGGACCAGATGGCCGCCATCCACCAGGCCTCCACCCTCACCATGGCCTGGTGTCTGGACTGTCACCGGGACCCGAAGCCGCACCTGCGGCCGGCCGAGTACATCACCAGCATGACCTGGACCCCGCCCGCGGACCCGAAAGAGGCTGCCGCCCTCGGTGAGACGCTGGCGAAGGAATACGAAGTTCACTCGCGGACGAGCTGCTCCACATGCCACCGATGA